One Coffea arabica cultivar ET-39 chromosome 5e, Coffea Arabica ET-39 HiFi, whole genome shotgun sequence DNA segment encodes these proteins:
- the LOC113722743 gene encoding acidic endochitinase-like, with product MAPCFRALVIAITSLLMISSVIRSSDAAGIATYWGQNTDEGSLEDACRRGTYDYVNLAFLINYGNGQTPELNLAGHCEPSACSSLSSEIKACQKRGIQVLLSLGGAPNLSSRDDAKEVASYLYNNFLGGESENRPLGDAVLDGIDFHIQAGRRDFLDDLAKALSEYRTTERRVHLSAAPQCSYPDYYLDAATRTGLFDYVWVQFYNNPPCQYSMGNANNLINSWSSHWASHPGVNKLFLGLPASPEAAPSGGYIPHRMLIREVLPQVQDYPNYGGVMLWNVYYDENYSQAIRPYVNPETLTFDRRSTIKYPRKSMIKSFVDE from the coding sequence ATGGCTCCCTGTTTTAGAGCACTAGTCATAGCAATAACATCGCTGTTGATGATATCTTCAGTGATCAGGTCTTCCGATGCTGCTGGAATTGCCACCTACTGGGGCCAAAACACCGACGAAGGAAGCCTGGAAGACGCATGCCGGAGAGGTACCTATGACTACGTGAATCTTGCCTTTCTGATAAATTATGGCAATGGCCAGACACCAGAATTGAACTTAGCTGGGCATTGTGAGCCAAGCGCTTGCTCCTCGCTTAGTTCTGAGATAAAAGCTTGCCAGAAACGAGGCATCCAAGTGCTTCTTTCTCTCGGTGGAGCTCCAAACCTTTCTTCACGCGATGATGCTAAGGAAGTCGCGTCCTATCTCTATAATAATTTCCTTGGCGGTGAATCAGAAAATCGTCCATTAGGCGATGCTGTCTTAGACGGTATAGACTTTCATATCCAAGCTGGAAGGAGGGATTTCTTGGATGATCTCGCCAAGGCGCTCTCAGAATATAGAACAACAGAGAGAAGGGTGCACTTATCTGCAGCACCACAATGTTCCTATCCTGACTATTATCTTGACGCTGCTACCAGAACTGGCCTCTTTGATTATGTGTGGGTGCAATTTTACAACAATCCGCCTTGTCAGTATAGTATGGGCAATGCCAACAACCTCATCAACAGTTGGAGCTCTCATTGGGCTTCACATCCAGGAGTTAACAAACTATTCCTGGGATTACCTGCATCCCCTGAAGCCGCTCCTTCTGGCGGTTACATTCCACATCGGATGCTTATTCGTGAAGTTCTTCCCCAGGTCCAGGACTATCCCAACTATGGAGGCGTCATGCTTTGGAACGTATACTATGACGAGAATTATAGTCAGGCAATCAGGCCTTATGTTAACCCTGAAACTCTGACTTTTGATCGCAGGTCCACGATTAAGTACCCAAGAAAGTCCATGATAAAGTCTTTTGTGGATGAGTAA